From a region of the Kogia breviceps isolate mKogBre1 unplaced genomic scaffold, mKogBre1 haplotype 1 scaffold_557, whole genome shotgun sequence genome:
- the LOC131749792 gene encoding nuclear RNA export factor 3-like, with amino-acid sequence MNLCEYFKDSRNIKKLKDPQLRVQLLKYRKCVIVHTLGVLPKTQHDFSSFGVDMWYQTEMMLCFSVNGVFKEMEGSSQGCVFAFTWTFIATSASYA; translated from the exons ATGAACTTGTGTGAATACTTCAAAGACAGCAGGAATATAAAGAAGCTCAAGGACCCCC AACTGCGGGTCCAGCTGTTGAAGTACAGAAAATGTGTCATTGTGCACACCCTTGGTGTGTTGCCCAAGACTCAGCATGACTTCAGCTCCTTCGGGGTGGACATGTGGTACCAGACG GAAATGATGCTCTGCTTCTCAGTCAATGGGGTGTTCAAGGAAA TGGAAGGAAGTTCTCAAGGCTGTGTGTTTGCCTTCACCTGGACCTTCATTGCTACCTCTGCCAGCTATGCCAG